Proteins encoded within one genomic window of Gigantopelta aegis isolate Gae_Host chromosome 2, Gae_host_genome, whole genome shotgun sequence:
- the LOC121383066 gene encoding arrestin domain-containing protein 2-like — translation MGKIETFSIKLNKEQNVFKPGETVAGWLVVDLKECIKINYLKVSFIGRGHVFWTETKASSRHSGSELEIVIFDADESYFDNDFILWGNGNLDDSSLAKVKTSDADVTTEMPEGHHEFPISFTLPQDLPSSYESQMGFVRYLVKAKMSVPGKFNNCTTKAPFSVNSEYDLNTDRRAKEKICHREQRKVGCWCFDSGVYNINFSLDRRGYVPGERLCINAQVINHSGSAITPELSLCMTTHYHAKSKSLSSTSKSKTKTKTVDSRTCSTVQPRSDFVINETIRIPPLPPSNLTGCEAIDTKYHLWIKLSPGGCYGDNIEICEEIIIGTIPLGVTGSSLPIVDGAGGDPPPDVTEATMPRLPSDMPPPTYEECVFGKVAIIEKDDNDHTKVEMNFAPHYIYYNWDQNVNLCSTNQILGQPFSANQYLSRI, via the exons ATGGGCAAGATTGAAACGTTTTCAATTAAGCTAAACAAAGAACAGAATGTCTTTAAACCAGGAGAAACTGTAGCCGGATGGCTTGTTGTAGATTTGAAAGAATGcatcaaaattaatt ATCTGAAAGTGTCATTCATTGGGCGAGGACATGTGTTTTGGACGGAGACGAAAGCAAGCAGTCGTCACTCGGGTAGTGAGCTGGAGATTGTAATCTTCGATGCTGATGAGAGCTACTTCGACAATGACTTTATTCTCTGGGGAAATGGCA ATCTTGACGATTCAAGCTTGGCGAAGGTAAAAACAAGTGATGCCGATGTTACAACAGAAATGCCAGAAGGCCACCATGAATTCCCAATCAGTTTCACTCTGCCGCAGGATTTACCATCTTCATATGAGAGTCAGATGGGATTTGTTCGCTATCTTGTCAAAGCAAAAATGTCTGTTCCAGGAAAATTCAATAACTGTACCACAAAAGCTCCATTCTCGGTGAATTCTGAATATGATCTCAACACGGATAGAAGAGCAAAG gAAAAGATCTGTCATCGTGAGCAGAGGAAGGTTGGCTGCTGGTGTTTTGACTCGGGGGTTTACAACATCAATTTCTCTCTCGACCGCAGAGGTTATGTTCCTGGTGAAAGGCTTTGCATTAATGCTCAAGTGATTAACCATTCAGGCAGTGCAATCACTCCAGAACTAAGTCTTTGCATG ACAACTCACTATCATGCAAAATCAAAATCTTTGTCATCGACTTCAAAAagcaaaaccaaaacaaagacCGTCGACTCGCGCACCTGTTCGACAGTTCAGCCCCGGAGTGACTTTGTTATAAATGAGACGATACGCATACCCCCACTACCGCCGTCTAACCTGACTGGCTGCGAGGCAATCGACACAAAGTATCATCTCTGG ATAAAGCTGTCACCAGGAGGTTGCTATGGTGACAATATAGAGATCTGTGAGGAGATAATAATAGGCACCATTCCTCTTGGAGTAACAGGTTCGAGTCTTCCCATTGTGGACGGTGCTGGTGGTGATCCCCCGCCTGACGTAACCGAGGCAACCATGCCTCGCCTGCCCTCAGACATGC CACCTCCTACTTACGAAGAGTGTGTATTTGGAAAAGTAGCTATCATTGAAAAGGACGACAATGACCACACGAAAGTTGAAATGAACTTTGCCCCTCATTACATCTATTACAACTGGGACCAGAACGTGAACCTATGCTCAACCAATCAGATTCTCGGACAGCCATTTTCAGCCAATCAGTACCtaagcaggatttag